A window of Juglans regia cultivar Chandler chromosome 7, Walnut 2.0, whole genome shotgun sequence contains these coding sequences:
- the LOC108986294 gene encoding cyclic nucleotide-gated ion channel 1-like, which translates to MVTDAWLIAKRYLRSYFLIDVLAILPLPQVILLLYFRSRCKSIIKFLNALVPLQYVPRALRIYGSWKKVNRTNKKLTQNVLFRSVFNLILYILATQVLGANWYLFAVDQEMTCWQIACEKHTGCSQSSFSCDSSLRNYPFINDYCPIHETQNMISYDFRIFHEAIQLGILASTDIPRKMVHCFWWGLRNLSSFGQNLQTSARSLETLFAVSISISGLLLFLYFIGNLQVPMLEQNDTLLNLILKRLRPVYYTWEGRYIFREGEPIDRMVFITSGIVLKLMRRTINGTGSGTVLECIHEYHGDLDEVNEILNWGIKKLEDSSPHGLSNLTISKITLKTHTEVDGFDLMAKDLREVRRRAHQRQQAVQGGSTSLLYKVFSSDIECYG; encoded by the exons ATGGTCACAGATGCTTGGCTCATAGCGAAGAGGTATTTGAGATCTTATTTCCTAATTGATGTTCTCGCAATTCTTCCCCTCCCACAGGTAA TCTTGTTATTATACTTTCGTAGCAGATGcaaatcaatta TAAAATTTCTCAATGCTCTTGTCCCTCTCCAATATGTGCCAAGAGCTCTCCGAATTTATGGGTCATGGAAGAAAGTAAACCGGACCAACAAGAAACTTACTCAAAATGTACTGTTTAGAAGCGTATTTAATCTCATTCTATACATCCTTGCCACTCAA GTTCTGGGTGCCAATTGGTACCTTTTTGCCGTCGATCAAGAGATGACGTGCTGGCAGATAGCCTGTGAAAAACATACTGGATGTAGCCAAAGTTCGTTCAGTTGTGATAGCAGTTTGAGAAATTACCCCTTTATAAATGATTATTGCCCAATTCATGAAACACAAAATATGATCTCCTATGATTTCAGAATATTCCATGAAGCCATTCAGTTGGGTATTTTGGCGTCCACAGATATTCCACGAAAGATGGTGCATTGTTTTTGGTGGGGCCTGCGAAATTTGAG TTCTTTCGGTCAAAACCTTCAAACAAGTGCTCGATCCTTGGAAACCTTATTCGCAGTTTCGATTTCCATCTCTGGCTTGCTACTGTTTTTGTATTTCATTGGTAATTTGCAG GTCCCAATGCTTGAACAAAATGATACACTCTTGAACTTGATCCTCAAGAGACTGAGGCCAGTGTACTATACTTGGGAGGGCAGGTATATTTTCCGGGAGGGAGAACCAATCGATCGGATGGTCTTCATCACGTCTGGCATCGTGTTGAAACTGATGAGAAGGACCATCAATGGCACGGGATCCGGAACCGTACTCGAGTGTATTCACGAATATCATGGTGATTTGGATGAAGTTAACGAAATTCTAAATTGGGGTATAAAAAAACTCGAAGACTCCTCCCCACACGGCCTATCCAACCTCACAATCTCTAAAATAACTCTAAAAACACATACGGAAGTTGATGGCTTTGATCTAATGGCCAAGGACCTGAGGGAAGTGCGCCGCAGAGCACATCAAAGGCAGCAGGCTGTCCAAGGTGGTTCCACGAGTCTACTTTATAAAGTGTTTTCTAGCGATATTGAATGTTACGGgtga